One stretch of Streptomyces sp. 135 DNA includes these proteins:
- a CDS encoding pyridoxamine 5'-phosphate oxidase family protein, whose amino-acid sequence MSPNASARIDIRKPPEPYLSFWRERHLCTLTTLRPDGTPHVVPVGVTYDPQAGVARVLARGTSRKVAHVLAAAGTPDGPGARVAVCQFAGRRWATLEGRATVRTEPALIEEAELRYEERYERRPSPNPERILIEIEVTRALGKV is encoded by the coding sequence ATGAGCCCGAACGCATCCGCCCGGATCGACATACGCAAGCCGCCCGAGCCCTACCTCAGCTTCTGGCGTGAACGGCACCTGTGCACCTTGACGACGCTGCGGCCCGACGGGACGCCGCACGTGGTGCCGGTCGGCGTGACGTACGACCCGCAGGCGGGTGTCGCCCGCGTCCTCGCGCGCGGGACCAGCCGGAAGGTCGCGCACGTCCTGGCGGCGGCGGGCACCCCGGACGGCCCGGGGGCGCGGGTGGCGGTGTGCCAGTTCGCGGGGCGGCGCTGGGCGACGCTGGAGGGCCGCGCGACGGTCAGGACGGAGCCGGCGCTGATCGAGGAGGCGGAGCTGCGCTACGAGGAGCGCTACGAGCGGCGTCCGTCGCCCAACCCGGAGCGGATCCTGATCGAGATCGAGGTGACGCGGGCCCTCGGGAAGGTGTGA